The stretch of DNA GTCCGCGTAGTGCTCCCGGAGCACCCGCTTGAGCACCGGGTAGACCAGGTGGCTCATGAACGCGCCGTCGCCCGGATCACGCCCGGGCCGTGGCCGGCCGGGGGTGGGCACGGTGCCCACCGGGGCCGCGCTCACCGCCACGATCCGCCGCACCCCGGCCGCCCGCATCGCCTGGACGATCGCCGTGGTGCCGCGCCAGGCCACCCCGGCCTCGGCCTTGGAGACCGGGCCGAGGCCCGAGAGCACCGCGTCCGCCCCGGCCACGGCCGCCCGGAGCTCGGCCGGGCCGGCCGTGGCGAGGTCGGCGGCCACCACCGCGGCCGTGGTCGGCCCCAGCTTCGCCGGGTCGCGCACCACGGCCGTCACCTCGTGACCCGCCGCCAGCGCCTGGTCGAGCAGTTGCCGCCCCACCCCGCCGCTGGCGGCGAACACCGTGAGCTTCACTGTCCTCACCAACTCGCGCCGGAGATCTGCCGGGTGGTCGCGTTCAGCCGGTTGAACAGGTTGGTCAGCCCGATCATCAGGGTGAGCGCGGCCAGTTGGCGCTCGTCGTAGTGCTCGGCCGCCGCCGCCCAGACCTCGTCCGAGACCCCGCCGCCGTCGGCCAGCCGGGTCGCCGACTCGGC from Kitasatospora sp. MMS16-BH015 encodes:
- a CDS encoding NAD(P)-dependent oxidoreductase: MKLTVFAASGGVGRQLLDQALAAGHEVTAVVRDPAKLGPTTAAVVAADLATAGPAELRAAVAGADAVLSGLGPVSKAEAGVAWRGTTAIVQAMRAAGVRRIVAVSAAPVGTVPTPGRPRPGRDPGDGAFMSHLVYPVLKRVLREHYADVARMEEVLRESGLDWTAVRPVQLNDRALTGGYRSALDRNLRHGRVISRADVAHAMLAALAQPETVGRTVGLAD